From Candidatus Rokuibacteriota bacterium, a single genomic window includes:
- a CDS encoding glutamyl-tRNA reductase, with protein MATLFVSGLNHRTAPIELREQLALEEDKLREVLASAHATGCLAEAMILSTCNRVEVYGLADVPSEARRIAFGLLCQQRGVEPTSLDPLVYTKTDAEAIHHCFRVASSLDSMVLGEPQILGQVKEAFNLAQHCGTMGPVLHGLLTQAFAVAKRVRTDTDVARHAVSVSFAAIELAKKIFGGLQGKSVLLIGAGKMGELAARHLVDQGVFPLYVANRTWSRALELCRALPGTPVPFEECREVLGRVDIVISSTGAAEPIVRKEDVLHALHARRSRPLFFIDIGVPRDVEPGVNDLDNVFCYDIDDLRQVVEANLRERLREAQKAEALVEREVDKFLSRLKALEVVPTIVSLREKIEAIRQGEVAKALARLHDPSPETRAAIEALSSAIVNKILHGPTVKLRETSQSGRGRRWAVLVSELFGLRGRGEDA; from the coding sequence ATGGCGACCCTCTTCGTCTCGGGCCTCAACCACCGGACCGCCCCCATCGAGCTCCGCGAGCAGCTCGCGCTCGAGGAGGACAAACTGCGGGAAGTCCTCGCGTCGGCCCACGCGACGGGGTGCCTGGCCGAGGCCATGATCCTTTCCACGTGCAACCGCGTGGAGGTGTACGGCCTGGCCGACGTTCCCTCGGAGGCACGAAGGATAGCCTTCGGCTTACTCTGCCAGCAACGCGGTGTCGAGCCGACCTCCCTCGATCCGCTCGTGTACACGAAGACCGACGCCGAGGCCATCCATCACTGTTTCAGGGTGGCGTCGAGCCTCGACTCGATGGTCCTCGGTGAGCCCCAGATCCTGGGCCAGGTCAAGGAGGCCTTCAACCTGGCCCAGCACTGCGGGACCATGGGCCCGGTTCTGCACGGCCTGCTGACCCAGGCGTTCGCTGTCGCGAAGCGGGTGAGGACCGACACGGACGTGGCCCGCCACGCCGTGTCCGTGTCCTTCGCAGCCATCGAGCTGGCGAAGAAGATCTTCGGGGGACTCCAGGGGAAGTCCGTGCTCCTGATCGGCGCGGGGAAGATGGGCGAGCTGGCCGCCAGGCATCTCGTGGACCAGGGCGTGTTCCCCCTCTACGTCGCCAACCGGACGTGGAGCCGGGCCCTCGAGCTTTGCCGGGCGTTGCCCGGCACCCCGGTCCCCTTCGAGGAGTGCCGGGAGGTGCTGGGCCGCGTGGACATCGTGATCAGTTCCACCGGCGCGGCCGAGCCGATCGTCCGGAAGGAAGATGTCCTGCACGCCCTCCACGCCCGCCGCTCCCGGCCGCTCTTCTTCATCGACATCGGGGTCCCCCGCGACGTGGAGCCGGGGGTCAACGACCTGGACAACGTCTTCTGCTACGACATCGACGACCTCCGCCAGGTGGTGGAAGCCAACCTGCGCGAGCGGCTCCGCGAGGCCCAGAAGGCCGAGGCGTTGGTGGAGCGAGAGGTCGACAAGTTCCTCTCGCGCCTCAAGGCCCTGGAGGTCGTGCCCACCATCGTCTCGCTCCGTGAAAAGATCGAGGCGATCCGCCAGGGCGAGGTGGCAAAAGCCCTAGCCCGGCTTCACGACCCCTCGCCCGAGACGCGCGCGGCCATCGAGGCCCTGTCGAGCGCCATCGTGAACAAGATCCTGCACGGTCCGACGGTCAAGCTCCGCGAGACGTCGCAGAGCGGCCGTGGCCGGCGGTGGGCCGTGCTGGTCTCCGAGCTGTTCGGCCTTCGCGGGCGAGGCGAGGACGCCTGA
- the hemC gene encoding hydroxymethylbilane synthase, with amino-acid sequence MGLATPIRVGSRGSPLALRQAELVAGRLRSLATPARVEIVPIRTSGDSTQVFGPGTRQVALADFGGKGLFVRELEEALLDGRVDLAVHSLKDLPATLPSGLCLAAFPPREDPRDVLVSRSGGGISELPRGAVVGTSSLRRRVLLLAQRPDLRVEPIRGNVDTRLRKLEEGPYAAIVLAAAGLRRLGLDPPNAHVLPPEVFVPAAGQGILVVEARSGDGRLLELLSGLDHTETRWQAQAERSFLQHLGVGCHTPVAAHARFLGDELSLVGLVASVDGDRVIRAELGGAPETAEVLGQKLAEELKARGATGLLAGTDRSER; translated from the coding sequence ATGGGGCTCGCGACGCCCATCCGCGTCGGCTCCCGGGGAAGCCCGCTGGCGCTCAGGCAGGCCGAGCTGGTCGCGGGACGCCTCCGGAGCCTGGCGACGCCGGCGCGGGTCGAGATCGTTCCCATCAGGACCTCGGGCGACAGCACCCAGGTCTTCGGCCCGGGTACCCGCCAGGTCGCGCTCGCAGACTTCGGCGGCAAGGGACTCTTCGTTCGGGAGCTCGAGGAGGCCCTCCTGGACGGGCGCGTGGATCTGGCGGTCCACAGCCTGAAGGACCTCCCCGCCACGCTTCCCTCCGGGCTCTGCCTGGCTGCCTTTCCGCCCCGGGAGGATCCCCGCGACGTCCTGGTGAGCCGGAGCGGCGGCGGGATCTCGGAGCTGCCTCGCGGCGCGGTCGTGGGAACGTCGAGCCTCAGGCGCCGCGTCCTGCTGCTGGCGCAGCGACCGGACCTCAGGGTGGAGCCGATTCGCGGTAACGTGGATACCCGTCTCAGGAAGCTGGAGGAGGGGCCCTATGCGGCGATCGTCCTCGCCGCGGCGGGGCTCAGGCGCCTCGGCCTCGACCCGCCGAACGCGCACGTGCTCCCCCCGGAAGTGTTCGTGCCCGCAGCGGGGCAGGGGATTCTGGTGGTCGAGGCCAGATCGGGCGACGGACGCCTGCTTGAACTCCTCAGCGGTCTGGATCACACTGAGACGCGGTGGCAGGCCCAGGCCGAGCGGTCATTCCTCCAGCACCTCGGGGTCGGCTGCCACACTCCGGTGGCGGCGCATGCCCGGTTCCTGGGAGACGAGCTGAGCCTGGTCGGCCTCGTGGCCAGTGTCGACGGGGACCGCGTGATTCGGGCCGAGCTCGGAGGTGCGCCGGAAACGGCCGAGGTTCTCGGTCAGAAGCTCGCCGAGGAGCTGAAGGCCCGGGGAGCGACCGGGCTCCTCGCGGGTACGGATCGGTCGGAGCGATGA
- a CDS encoding P-loop NTPase, whose translation MSQVTEEAVLNALRNVKDPDLHTDVVSLGFVRNLAIQDSRVSFTLELTTPACPAKGLLERQAKDEVMKVPGVEGVQVRLTARVRSSVPGEDAPQVKNTIAISSGKGGVGKSTVAVNLTLALHQAGCKVGLLDADVYGPDIPLMMGARGRPGMFQSRIIPVVSHGIRLISLAFFIKEDEAAILRGPMLSSTIKQF comes from the coding sequence ATGAGTCAGGTCACAGAGGAAGCCGTCCTCAACGCCCTCCGGAACGTGAAGGATCCGGACCTCCACACGGACGTGGTGAGTCTCGGGTTCGTGCGGAACCTGGCGATCCAGGACTCCCGCGTCAGCTTCACGCTCGAGCTGACCACCCCGGCCTGTCCCGCCAAGGGGCTCCTCGAGCGCCAGGCGAAGGACGAGGTGATGAAGGTTCCGGGAGTGGAAGGCGTTCAGGTGCGGCTGACCGCCCGCGTCCGGTCCTCGGTTCCCGGTGAGGACGCGCCGCAGGTCAAGAACACCATCGCCATCTCGTCGGGCAAGGGCGGCGTGGGCAAGTCGACGGTCGCGGTGAACCTCACCCTGGCCCTCCATCAGGCGGGGTGCAAGGTCGGCCTCCTCGACGCGGATGTCTACGGCCCGGACATCCCGCTCATGATGGGAGCCCGCGGGCGGCCGGGGATGTTCCAGAGCCGGATCATTCCCGTCGTGAGTCACGGAATCCGCCTCATCTCCCTGGCCTTCTTCATCAAGGAGGACGAGGCGGCGATCCTGCGGGGCCCGATGCTCTCCTCCACCATCAAGCAGTTC
- the fdhD gene encoding formate dehydrogenase accessory sulfurtransferase FdhD, with protein sequence MRSLIQLKGGRVAELKSEVVREQPLVVYVNGQKFVTLLCSPLKLDCLVVGYLWLEKVIASLGDIAHLDVSEVDGRADVTLTREVELPTERILTSGCGGGITFRIDPRLFPRIRSSLRVRPEQLFQRMKDLYAAAENYRTSRGIHGAALSDGDRLLVVAEDVGRHNAVDKVKGEALLNGIPTDDRILLSTGRISSEMLLKAARMGVPLVASRTSPTEMAVSLAEQLGLTIVGYVRRDSLNLYAGDSLVLDGAPG encoded by the coding sequence ATGAGGAGTCTGATCCAGCTGAAGGGCGGCAGGGTCGCTGAGCTCAAGAGCGAGGTCGTTCGCGAGCAGCCGCTGGTGGTCTACGTGAACGGCCAAAAGTTCGTCACGCTCCTCTGCTCCCCGCTCAAGCTCGACTGCCTGGTGGTCGGGTACCTCTGGCTCGAGAAGGTGATCGCGTCGCTCGGCGACATCGCGCATCTGGACGTCTCGGAAGTGGACGGCCGGGCCGACGTGACGCTCACCCGAGAGGTGGAGCTCCCGACGGAGCGCATCCTGACCTCGGGCTGCGGCGGCGGGATCACCTTCAGGATCGACCCCAGGCTGTTTCCGCGGATTCGCTCTTCCCTCCGCGTGCGCCCGGAGCAGCTCTTCCAGCGCATGAAGGACCTCTACGCCGCGGCCGAGAACTACCGCACCTCGCGCGGCATCCACGGCGCGGCCCTGAGCGATGGCGACCGGCTCCTCGTCGTGGCCGAGGACGTGGGCCGGCACAACGCGGTTGACAAAGTGAAGGGGGAGGCGCTCCTGAACGGCATCCCCACCGACGACAGGATCCTCCTCTCCACCGGCCGCATCTCGTCGGAGATGCTCCTGAAGGCGGCCCGGATGGGGGTACCGCTAGTCGCCTCGCGGACCTCGCCCACGGAGATGGCGGTGAGCCTGGCCGAGCAGCTCGGCCTCACGATCGTCGGTTACGTTCGCCGCGACAGCCTGAACCTCTACGCCGGGGACTCCCTCGTTCTGGACGGGGCTCCCGGCTGA
- the ccsA gene encoding cytochrome c biogenesis protein CcsA — translation MNALLLNLALGAYLVATGLALAYLVHRREGLYRLGSLATLAGWVLHTLALVVRGVELARAPLATLPEAVSLLVWASVLLTLWAERQYGVNVLSAFVLPVVLSFSLSTIALPGGLGDLAPALRSAWIAVHAVLALLGISAFVLNFAGGIMYLLQERQLKSKRPGAFYYRLPSLETLDRITFRALTLGFPFLTAGLILGAVWAGAAWGSVFTFDPLALFSFVAWLIYAATLSGRVVAGWRGRRAAYFAVVGFAALLLTLGAGFFLPGRHGGS, via the coding sequence TTGAATGCTCTCCTGCTCAACCTGGCCCTCGGCGCCTATCTCGTCGCCACCGGTCTGGCGCTCGCGTACCTGGTTCACCGGCGGGAGGGCCTCTATCGGCTCGGCTCCCTCGCGACGCTGGCAGGCTGGGTGCTTCACACGCTTGCCCTCGTGGTTCGCGGGGTCGAGCTCGCCCGCGCTCCCCTCGCCACGCTCCCCGAGGCCGTGTCGCTCCTCGTCTGGGCCTCTGTCCTGCTCACCCTCTGGGCGGAGCGCCAGTACGGTGTCAACGTCCTGAGCGCCTTCGTGCTCCCCGTGGTCCTCTCCTTCAGCCTCTCGACGATCGCGCTGCCAGGTGGTCTCGGTGATCTGGCCCCGGCGCTCAGGAGCGCCTGGATCGCGGTGCACGCCGTGCTGGCGCTCCTGGGGATCTCGGCCTTTGTCCTGAACTTCGCCGGCGGCATCATGTATCTGCTTCAGGAGCGTCAGCTCAAGTCCAAGCGACCTGGCGCCTTTTACTACCGGCTCCCCTCGCTCGAGACGCTGGACCGGATCACCTTCCGCGCCCTGACTCTCGGGTTTCCGTTCCTCACCGCGGGGCTGATCCTGGGCGCCGTCTGGGCCGGGGCCGCCTGGGGAAGCGTTTTCACCTTCGACCCGCTCGCCCTGTTCTCCTTTGTCGCGTGGCTGATCTACGCCGCCACGCTGTCGGGTCGAGTCGTGGCCGGCTGGCGGGGTCGGCGCGCCGCCTACTTCGCCGTCGTCGGCTTTGCCGCGCTCCTCTTGACCTTGGGGGCGGGGTTTTTCCTCCCGGGCAGGCACGGGGGATCCTGA